A genomic segment from Capra hircus breed San Clemente chromosome 7, ASM170441v1, whole genome shotgun sequence encodes:
- the TSPAN16 gene encoding tetraspanin-16 isoform X1, which produces MAETHTPYYSLKKLFSFFSGVTALSGMVLIGLSIYVNFRGAVLTKVLGLSSAYLFHVGCLCLVMGSVTVLLGFARRHGAAKESRGTLLFGFLVMVIILTVEIMAATVVLAFFPVVREVALEHNFVTLRKNYRGYKEPDDYSMRWNVVMEKLKCCGVKNYTDFSGSSFERVTGHTYPRSCCKSLGTVDCDGRNVSADIIHQEGCFPKLLKITRTQSANLSGGCLGAAVMQLPGILATLLLFIKLG; this is translated from the exons ATGGCTGAAACGCACACTCCATATTATTCCttgaagaaactgttttctttcttcagtggtGTTACTGCT CTCTCTGGCATGGTCCTCATTGGTCTGAGCATCTATGTGAATTTCAGAGGGGCTGTCCTGACCAAGGTCCTTGGGCTGTCCTCTGCATACCTGTTTCATGTTGGCTGCCTGTGTCTGGTGATGGGCAGCGTCACGGTGTTGCTTGGCTTCGCCAGGCGGCATGGAGCAGCCAAGGAAAGCAGAGGCACCCTCTTGTTT GGCTTCTTGGTCATGGTCATCATCCTCACTGTGGAAATCATGGCTGCCACGGTGGTCCTTGCCTTCTTCCCGGTT GTTCGAGAAGTGGCCTTGGAGCACAACTTCGTGACCCTGAGGAAGAATTACAGAGGTTACAAGGAGCCAGATGACTATTCCATGCGATGGAATGTGGTCATGGAGAAG CTCAAGTGCTGTGGAGTGAAGAACTACACAGATTTTTCTGGCTCCTCCTTTGAAAGAGTGACAGGTCACACCTACCCCCGGAGCTGCTGTAAATCCCTGGGGACCGTGGACTGCGATGGACGCAACGTGTCTGCAGACATCATCCACCAGGAG GGCTGTTTCCCTAAGCTCCTGAAAATAACCAGGACTCAGAGCGCCAACCTGAGTGGGGGCTGTCTGGGGGCAGCAGTGATGCAG CTGCCAGGAATTCTTGCCACCTTGCTGCTGTTCATCAAGCTGGGCTGA
- the TSPAN16 gene encoding tetraspanin-16 isoform X2 has protein sequence MAETHTPYYSLKKLFSFFSGVTALSGMVLIGLSIYVNFRGAVLTKVLGLSSAYLFHVGCLCLVMGSVTVLLGFARRHGAAKESRGTLLFVREVALEHNFVTLRKNYRGYKEPDDYSMRWNVVMEKLKCCGVKNYTDFSGSSFERVTGHTYPRSCCKSLGTVDCDGRNVSADIIHQEGCFPKLLKITRTQSANLSGGCLGAAVMQLPGILATLLLFIKLG, from the exons ATGGCTGAAACGCACACTCCATATTATTCCttgaagaaactgttttctttcttcagtggtGTTACTGCT CTCTCTGGCATGGTCCTCATTGGTCTGAGCATCTATGTGAATTTCAGAGGGGCTGTCCTGACCAAGGTCCTTGGGCTGTCCTCTGCATACCTGTTTCATGTTGGCTGCCTGTGTCTGGTGATGGGCAGCGTCACGGTGTTGCTTGGCTTCGCCAGGCGGCATGGAGCAGCCAAGGAAAGCAGAGGCACCCTCTTGTTT GTTCGAGAAGTGGCCTTGGAGCACAACTTCGTGACCCTGAGGAAGAATTACAGAGGTTACAAGGAGCCAGATGACTATTCCATGCGATGGAATGTGGTCATGGAGAAG CTCAAGTGCTGTGGAGTGAAGAACTACACAGATTTTTCTGGCTCCTCCTTTGAAAGAGTGACAGGTCACACCTACCCCCGGAGCTGCTGTAAATCCCTGGGGACCGTGGACTGCGATGGACGCAACGTGTCTGCAGACATCATCCACCAGGAG GGCTGTTTCCCTAAGCTCCTGAAAATAACCAGGACTCAGAGCGCCAACCTGAGTGGGGGCTGTCTGGGGGCAGCAGTGATGCAG CTGCCAGGAATTCTTGCCACCTTGCTGCTGTTCATCAAGCTGGGCTGA